atggaagaaaaatatcACCATATGGATGACCAAGGCTGAATGCAGCACTCTAGAGGtgaaagaaaattgattttaccACTGTAATCATCTTTAGTATGGAAAATTATGGAGAAATGGTTTCAATCAAAAAGGATGAAAGGATCGAGAATACAAAATCAAACATTCAAATCAACATTTCTAGCTAAAAATGATCTTATTGAGCATAATGCTCTGTAAACAGAAGCAGCAGATTGGGTACCAGATAAATATAAACAGAAGCAGCAGATTGATAAATGTATATAGAAAGTGGTATATGTGCACTTGGTCGTGTGAGGGTATATATAAAAGTCTTCAAGTAGGACTAGGTTAAAAAATAAGGTATATGAAATATcaataatgaaaacaaaatacacaacaaaaagttcaaatttaatttagatCATCCAGTTTAACCTCATACTGTTCACCAGTGGATAGAACTTTGACACGAACCATACCCTTTTGCCACTCAGAATTTCCTACTAATACCAGACGCTCAGCATTTGTTCTGGCTGCACGTTTAAACACCCTAAAAGAGAATTAAGAGGATACGTTGCATCAGAAGACTTGTGGAATTTTCAAGTATAATTTAAGAAAGTGTCACGTGCTATAGTTAGCAACATTTTGACTATCTTTATTACTGTACAAATTTGTTTCCCTAGTTTCCTGTAATTAggataaatttgatttttacaaACTTTATTATATACTATTTCCTCGTAGTTTCTTAATTAGATAAATTGGACACCCTAAGCATTTTCCAACTAGGTGTTGTCAGCTACACCAATCAAATGATGACACGACACCTTAAAGCCCTAACATAGACCATGTCAAAAGATAGACcgaaaattaaacaaaaataacaaaagaatTTTATACCATTTAAGTGGTTTGCTTTCCAAAACCAAGTCAACACTCTGTCCTTTTTCTCTGAGAATGTTAGCAGCCATAGCAGCATACCCTTGAAGTTCTTCATCCAAGGCACAAACAATGTTATGTACTTGCAAGCTGAGCTCTGGTAGAAGACCCTTCTCTTTGAGCAACTGTTACATAAAACAAAGGTAGAGCATAGTTGAAATATGAGGCAAACAAagtcaacttttttttaactgATCAAACAAAGTCAACTTAAAAGtactaaaactaaaattaagcAATCAGTTGGCAGCAAAAATCAGCATTAACATacaaatttctgaattttatTTAATGCAATAGGAAGAGGGTTTCCAAAGTAGACCAAAACATCTTAATGTGATAAATATCTATTCATGaaatgtaaattaaaaaaaaaaaaaaaaaaaaacatgtacaGCAAATAGGTGAAGAGCAGAAGTGGGGTAAACAAATAAACCTTCCCAATGTTCCCATCATGTTAATATACATAGGGAATAGAATACACATAGGCAAAGTCATAACTCATTAGTCATGTGCAGAAGGCAAACCCAAGGTTGTGTTTAATAAATCCCACTAGTACGGTGCAAAGTAAACACCGAGGTTGTGTTTCGATGAGGAATTTCATAATTTGAGAGAATTCAAAATGCAAGGGGGAATGGGGACTAAATTacatcaattcaatttttttcatttggaAAATTACTCGTTTGGGTATTtatttggaaaattaaaattttgttgtccATGCAACGATTCTTATGAATAAAAAGTTGGTGGATGCGATTTTTGGTACATATGGAGAATATCTACAACTCTATTATTGTAATGCATTTCAAGTTGCCAAATCCCTGATGGACATTGCCCAAAACAATCTTTCAGGAAGTCTGCTCTTCCCAAAAGCAAAAACACATTTATATCCATGTATCATGATAAAATATTAAGGTCAGATATTTCGTCAATCAGCTTCTGGACCATAAGGAAATTATCATAAACAAGAGACCGTGATCATAGGAACTCTCATAGAAGCACTAGATGGTTTATTATACTTAATATGGTGGCCTCTCATTCCTCTTGCTACTGAAAAGTTATAGACTTACTTCGACTATGACTGCATCGCCAAATCCAAAACCACAAGCAGGAATGTCATCAGCACCAAAAGTTGAGAACAAATGATCATATCGGCCACCACCACAGATAGCTCGGAGCTTTCCTTCTCGGTCAAAACCCTACTGAAGAATTCAATCATTTGaaagaggaaaagaaaaaaacaaccaATTTATACAATAGCTACATATTAACACAATAATAGGAACCACTATAATCAACAACGccaattgtttttcattcatatTGTGTAACTGTAATGAGAAGCATGGTGAAAAATGCAATTTGATTGCAGCAAAATAATGCCGGTAAAACTTTGGTATTCTAATCAAGCAATAGCAGTATATATGGTTGTCTATATAGTATGTAGTATATActctttcttttccttttttattttatataaataaataattcattgaCGAAAAAAATACAAGGTGAGAGGAAGCGAATCCATATATGGATTTTATCTTCTTTTAGATCATGAAATAATGTTAACTTACCACCAAGGATTTTACATACCAAAGCCACTGGCTTCATCAATTTGAATGTATCATACTCTTTACCTCCGCATTACATGAGTATGTAAGAACTTCATAGTATCTTGCGAAAAATTACAAAGCACTTTTCTATGTCAAAATTCATTTAAACCAAAAATATGGATTTAATCATGGATTTCAGCCTTTATTTTCCAAATTCGGTAATCATGCATATGTTCAGTACAATTAAGTGTAACATAAGAATATAATTTAGAAAGTACAAGCCCCAAAAAACTTCTCAACAATTGAATGAACCATTTGACACGGTTATCCAAAAATCAGGTCATGATCCAATGAGAAATGTATCAAGTAACGAAACATAGGTAAGCCACAAGCAAGAGTTTTGTCCAAGATGATCCTAAACTATCTATATCAGTGCAAACAATACTATCTATTTGGTATTAGCTGTGAAGAAAGTCTTACCTCAAATACAATGCCAGTGTAATAAGCAAGGCCACGAACAACTGATGCATCAAATTGAAGCCATTTGGAGTAACCAAACTTTTCAGCCAGTGAGAATAGCTGTTTGAGATCAGCAATTGCTTCCCCGCTGCCTCCGAGCTTCTCTAAATTCAACCAAATTGAAATTTCATGTAAGCTGTACCCTTGTTTTTAACAACCCAATACAGGTGAGTTGTGTATAATAACCTAATGGAGAGAGTATGTGAACTTTATGGTGCCATAAATGGGCTTCAAGAAATAAGCAAAGAAACCAGATTTTTTAATCTAACGTAAGGGTAtgatattcaacaaaaaaatggaAAGTAAAAACTCCACCGAGGCATAATGACAGCAAGTAGCACATCAGTAATAATACGAAACGGGGTCGAACTCTGATACTCTATCAAGCTAACCAAGTTTCCAAAATGTTGTCCAGAATATTTAGGAAAAATGAAGCTTccatcaaaaaaataaaaataaaaaaacaaaaacaaaatgctTCACTACAAAAAGGAATAACTCTTTCTTTAGCATGCATAACTCAGGAAATGAtaaattggcatcagagcttgAATCTACATTCTTACATTCATAAACCTACTCTCAAAGTCTCTAGCACAAAGTTACAGCTGGCTATTATTTTTGCTTTTCACACATTGATTATGAAATATAGGATTTTCAGGAAACTTATCATGCATTGGAAAATTTTCAACATTAATTTAATGTAAAAGGTGAACCTTCTAACTCGGTCAATGACTTTACAGAAAGGACTTGCAATAGCTCCTGGACAGCCTCCTGCGATAGACCAACAGTTTTCAACTCTTTCTTTATCTCGTCAACTGGAATTTTCTCAAtctgaaaatatattatttattagatACAATTTTCATTCACAGCATGGTCATACCTAAATCTAAAGTAGACAAGGAAAAATGTCAGAATATAAAATTTCAGTAGCTACAGTAAAAGAATGGATAGCCGATATGACAACTTAGGatcaataaaaataccattaaaaattcacatatagaagttaaaaaataaataaataaacgcATAGGATGGCTATCATTCATGACCTCCTTATCATATTTGCCTTTTGAGAACAAATGATGATCGGGAATCTTAGAGCTTCATctacaattataaaataaaccCTAATAGCACAAATATGCATAACTCACTTTATCAATAATGACGCAGACCTTGCCAAACATATTTTCAGGAATTCCATAACACTTCAATACTTCTTGTAGAACCTGCAACGGAGGAAGATATACAATAGAGTGAAAGGGTATCAATAAACTAAGTCAACCTAGAACCACATGAATAGGTTagaatgaaataattaaatgttGTTTATTGCAGATTGTGCTAACCCACATAGTACATACAAAGTTGAAACAAACTACAAGCGATAAATGAGGTGAACAAAATGATGACACTTCACAACATGTTATAATTGCTTCATTAGATGGAAAAAATCAAACATGCTTCGAAAAAGAATCCTCAATAACAACTGTAGCAAGgacttgaaaaatgaaatattaattttccACAAGTATATAGGGTGTAGATCTATAGAACTCCTGAGTCCTTGCACGATTGAACCAAGCTTTGACAACGCTATAAGATTGCAATAAACCTTCAGCCCTCTATTGTTGCCATTAACACACATCTACCTATCTATTAAATATACAGTCAGcaacttttcaaattttaacTACAATATCAGAATATAGCTAAGCAAATGAACTCAATCTATTATCTTACAACTTGATAAGTAAATATATTCATAATCTTTAAATTTGAAGCCAGAAGCACTAATTAGAAAATTACCAGATTTTAGGAGCATACATGAGTACATGACAATTTGTGTGATCAactaataatacaaaccccttgATCATATAACTCTCGTGAAAAAGTGGAAATGCAATAAAACAGCAGTGTAGAAGGAAACTTGTTCcatcattcataaaaataaaattaaacccgCACCTTTCGACTAGAAACCTTAAATCCAACGTCTGATTCTGTAATTCCTATTCGTTTGAAGAAAGTAACAATGGAAGATATAAGCTCTGCTTCAGCCTACAACATGAAAATAAGCAAAGTGTTAAAGTCCATATCAAATATTAGAGTCCAATACATTCAATAATATTACTACCATAgtacaaaatttaaaacaaaggaCATAATGTGAACCAGCCACAAAAGTTTATCCAAAGCAAGTGGAAGAATCAGGTATCATCCAAAACAAAGAACAACCCATTTCATGACTTATTATGTTATTTATGAGAACATCTTCATTACCTTGAGACTCGACTACAATACGAAGAAACAGGTACATACATCTATTGTTGGAAGGGAAGGGTGGATGAATGAAATGAGAGCATTAACTTATCAAAGAATATCTGACCTATAACTGCTAGTGCTACATTAACATAATTAAAATGCTATTATCTATGAACTAATGAAACCTATGTGCAAGCTTCCTGGACCAATCATAAAACATTTGACCCCATTGCATTAAAAAAACAACTATGAAGAACAACTAGGCAGCACATACATACCATAACCCCAGGAACACCAATGATATCCATATTCCACTGGTAGTGCTCACGACGACGCCCCCTTGTCATTCTCTCATACCGCCAACATTGTCCAACGGTGAACCATTTCAATGGAAGTGATACGGACTtcctgaagaagaaaaaagaacaacTATGAAGATGAGAAGCCATTATTCACATTCAAGAAAACATGAGTAGTTATAtagtttatataatttttaccCTTTCTGTATCACCAGCCTTGCCAAAGAAGGAGTAAGTTCAGGCCTCAACGCAACACGGCGATTACCTCGATCTTCAAAACAGTAAAGCTGCACAATATAAATGTATATCATTTGATATTCCATACAAAAATCTTAGTGTACTTTCTTCTTGATAGAATACTAGGGTCTTATACTTGTGATAGCCCAATTATTGGGCCCAATTCATACACACATGCTCAAGGTTGTAGAAGCTGAGGGAATAAGAGTTAGTTACAACTCTCCTAATTTTTAGGAGAGATATTCTGttataaaagaaaaggaaagggGGAGTAGGACTTAGGCAGAAAGTGGTTAAGAGTCAGTTTAAGAGAGAATTTCTCTCTGGTTTAGGAGCAATCTTGCTCTGGTCTAGGAGTTCTTGCAACTCTGGTTTAgtctttactttttcttttccatttccatCATTCTAGAGCTTGGCTCACCAAATTTCAATCAAATAATATACAGTTTTCCTTATTGAAATTCTTGAGTTCTATCACTTCTCTTCTCTATTGatggaactttttttttccGTAAAAATATGCTACGACAATGATAACtttttgaagaacaattcaAGCATGCTGTTTGTGTGACACAATTGCAATCAACGCACGAGCATCGCATAAAGACTATTGCCCCCTTGCACACACACATACTCATCAACTATTCATCCGTGTATGGGTCTCTCACATGCCTAAATTAGGTGAACTCAATGGATTACCTTTAAATTACCTTATGGCCACATCATGGCTGTGTTCTAGCAAATGCTAACTCCTATTGGAGTCAAAGAACAGAATAATGTTAACAGGAGTCCTTGTACATAATATATTGTCAGGTTCTCACAATGTTATCCATCCATAAGTAGCATGCAGAATAACAAAGACAAACCTTAACTGCAGAAACATTGAAATACTTGGGTCAATGACCAAAGTGTTTAAGCGAACATAAATAAACTTCTCCAAAGGAACTTATGAATCGATAATGGTAAATTGTCCCATGATGATATTTGTTGACCCCTGTGATTCACGAAACCCTGTTTCATTTTGCTACCTCTACACTTACATACCAAAGAGGCAAAGACCTGCTCCAGGCTTATTTACGACTAAAATAATTATGTGTGGAAGCACGTGTCTTTCAAAATCCTGAGAATAAACTTCAAACGAGATATACTATCATGTACAATATTGACATCGTCCAAGATAATACTACACCTAGTACTCCATGATAGACATCGAATAGCATCACTAGAGCTAAGCTAAGAAACACTTAGAACTATCTTTGTATTAAGTCTATTGAAAGTGTGAAGAACAGAACAATTTCAGATAAACTAATACATCCTAGCAATTTGAAGGTACAAAAATTAGGAATCTTAAAAAAGTAGAGTGGACTGGAGTGGAAACTAATGggatgaaatgaaatgaaggGAAGGGAAAGCAAAGTGAAATGGAACAGAAAGGAACAAAGTTGGTATTCCATTGTTTAGGTATTTTAAATATAGAATAGAGAAAAAGGCTTGTTCCATCTCATTCTCTCAAAATTAAAGGGGAAGAAAAATTCGAGTACTGAATGGAATATAATGGAATCGTATTTTAAATAATCCAAACAATATAACCTTTTATGATTCCAATTCAATTGTAAGGGTCCATTTGGTTTGAAGGAAATGGAGggaaaaaactattttaaactTTAGTTGTTTGGCGCAATTTTTAAGAAGGGGTGGGAGCAAAATCTCTTCTAAGCCAATTTTAGCTCCCCGTGTTTATAATAAATTAGAGTTAAATAGTACTTTATTAATGTGAAATTCAACATTAAAACCATGTAAAAAGTAAATTTACTTTCTCCCTCTATTAAAGTCTCTCCCCTTTCAATCCCATAAGTTCAGCTCAATTAGTAGTTGCGGAGACATTTGATGTGTTGGAGGTATTGGTTCTAATCCGGGATTTAACACTTAAGGTGTCTAATTCTCGTCACTAGGCTATTTGACCTGCACAAACCCTATCTCCCATGTCCCCCTCCCTTCCCAAACCCTATCTTCCATCGAATTCCCTCACCTCCCCATTGAACCAAACTCACCCTAATTCGAAACAAGCAGTGTTAAACCAATGATCAATAGTATCTTAATGTGAAGAACTAAAATTGATCAAGTGTAAACAAATTACCTGGTCTTTAATCTCCTCCCCTGCTTTCCTAATATACAAAGCTTCTGACTCAAGAACCGGAAAATCAATCTCCTCAAATCCATACAACCGCGACACCTAATCCTCACAACAAATCATCCAAATACAGTAATTAAGCATAACTATAAACTAAACCATCATTCCATTAATCAATTTGAGTCTAAAATCAAATACCTCTTTGAAATTGTTGAATAGCCAATTACGCATTCGCATTTCTTCAGGCGGGAAGTCGCGTGTACCCTTGGGAGGATTGACGTCAATTTTCTGAACTTCTCCGGTGACCGGAGGAGTAGGAGTTAACGCACCAGACCGACCTCCGGTTGGAGATTCTGTCTCCGCGGCTTGTGAGAGTGCACAGTGGAATCTGACGGTGGAGGATTTGGCATTGAATTGGAACGGTGAAGAAGAGAGTTGGCAGGTTAGTGAACGGAAGAtaggggtaatatagtaattgAAGCGCGGTTGTGAAACGAAGAACGAACGCGAAAATGGAGTTGCAGGCATAGCTGTGACTGTGAGTGAAGAAGCTTAGCGTAAGAGGAGAGTTGGATAGGGACTAGGGAGGTTTGGTTTTGATATTAATGGGCTTTTTTGTTTTGGGCCTTGAATAGTGCCTTTACTCTTTTTAATGGCCCAAAAGTTTTTGATTACGGACACCTCTATAATTAGGCGTGTCGCAGTGTCCGACACTTGTATCGTATGACGCTCctacgacacgtgtcggatagctcagactggtgtaaaaaaaaactcaatttcgAGTTTTGACACTCCTTTGACCGATGCCCGACACTCatatgacacgtgtcggacaagtgtcccaaaaaaattgtttttctttgcttatactctcctTATGCATGTATCACACATATCTACGAGAGTTAAAAATGTGTCAAaataacaatattgatcaatgagagATTGAAGatattacattttgattacaatatttttagatttttcaatagtagatggataaataaaggtcaAATATTATcgtatcttgttttaaaactttttttaagaaataacttgttcaacttagatttatatgtatatattttgattctcaatttatatcttttataaatatgtagcggtgtcagtgtccaatattttttactttagcGGTGTTGCAGTGTCTGTGCCCGTGTCGTGTCGAagtttgtgcttcatagttcGTAATATTATAAGAGCTTTACTTTTGTCATGCTACTGCTTTTCGCGCGTCCTACGCCTTTCTTGTTTTGTCTTTTCGGTGCTTAAGTAGCGGgggttataaaaatgagatttctttgaaaaatgtcatccgctacttaagtagcggacgttataaatgTAGAGTGTTTTTGGGGTGTCCACTACCTAAGTAGCGAACGGaggtattttggtaaatttgtAGGGCGCGCAAGAAAATAGATAGGGTGGCAAAAGAAAATCACATGTTATAATTGCTACCACATCACCACCAAATTCTTTTGATTGTCACTCTTTGCTCCCATGAATTTCTCACACTAAAAAATACACTATCAAAAGAAATCTCCTAATAAGATTTACACTATGGAGAGATATCTTTCGGTAGATAGAGAATTTCTGATCAATTTAAGAGGCAGAGAGCAACCATCAATTATTTTACATACCTTTAAAACCAAATGAAAAGTTGTTTTAATTAAGCAATTGGCATTTTGCATTGGTGTGTTTGGAATTCTCGAGGTACTAAGTttatagcagctgggagtagcTGGATTCGTGAAAAGCTTACAACAATTGAATGCAGCAACTATTATATGATGGTCTGATTCTGATGTTATGCTTGAAAACGACTTTAATAGTGTTGTGGATGCTATACAAGCAAACCAAAGtgatgttttttaattttattacagTATTTCTTCTGTTAAGTTGCTGAATTTACATTCATCTTTGTGGTAAAATTAATTAAGCAACAAACAAATATGACGACTCAAACATTAGTTACAACAGTCATTTTTTGACTTGATCGTAGTTTCTTTGATTTCATTCCTCgtcaaaaaattaatatcataAGTTTATGACAAATATTTAGAAAATTGAAtctgaatgttttttttttccttcaagattctctctttttttaatGAACCCATACAAAAATCagtttagaaaataaataaaaaaacagtgAATAAAGAATAAACAACATGAAAGAAATAATCGAAAAGTATTCAAATCTCAAATAATAATTAACCAAATTTGAGTCTTAAATTTTTTACAATTCCAGCTGTTATATGTTCAAACGTTAGCCTTTGTCTATCAAGGCGCCGACATATGTAATGTAATACTCCAGACTTATTCAgtttcaaataatttaataggaaaatgctaactagtgcccctggggcactagttaaggatactaattatagtaaaattaagttgaaacttgtgtagtcaatgtttgtaaagtataaaaagtatcatttccaatgcaaaaattgctttttttgtatccttaactagtgccccgggggcactagttagcatgactcAATTTAATATACGACAGAAGAGAGGTACtaagattaaaaatgaattgtgttgaagaaaattaaaattgaaagaaacatTTGCATATGTTATAATTTGATCAGTCCAAAATGATGTAAGTGCGCAGTACCACATAATATAAGAGGAACTAAAACAGATGTCACACGTCTAGGGGAGCTAAGAAATTAATTGAGGCATATGTTGCACATTTATGGTGCAGGCAATGCACAGAATCCCAAAAGAAAAGGATCATGCTTTTGTGTGTATCACAATCACAACCAACATGTGCAACACGGTTTCCTCTAAGTGTCGTTTGGTTCTTTCCTTTGCTAGTAAGTGTAGAAACTCaagaaaatatgagaaataattGTATATTCATTGTGATGATTAAAGTACAAGTAAAAGTTCCAATTTATATTATAGGATTagacaaagaaaataaatacatatAAAGGCTAATAATCTTAATTtaattacaatataaattattataatgagAGAAtcataacatataaattattataatgagATAATCATAACATATCTTAACATCCCCCCTCAAACTCAAGTGGGTGGAGCTGTAAACAACTTGAGTTTGGACAATAAAGTGCGGAAGCGACCTGGAGAATGAGGTTTTGTAAACAAATCAGCAGGTTGATCTAGAGTGCCAATAGAGATAAGATGAAGTTCACCACGGAGAAGATGTTGGCGGATGAAGTGACAatcaatttcaatatgttttgttCGTTCATGGAAAACATCATTGTGAGCAATTTGAATGGCACTTCGATTGTCACAATAAAGATCTGTCGGTGAAGGTTGAAATGTCTCTAAATCAGCAAGAAGCCAACGAAGCCATAGTATCTCAGAAGTAGTATCAGCAAGAGCACGATATTCAGCTTCAGTGCTAGAGCGGGCTGTCAAAGTTTGTTTCTTGCTACGCCAAGATATAAGGGAATctccaagaaaaatacaaaaaccagTGGTGGAACGACGATCACTAGGATCAccagcccaatcagcatcagagtAGGCTCTAAGAATCAATGGGGATGTAGCTGAGTAATGAAGACCACAAAATAAGGTACCCTTAATATACCGAATGATCCGGAGAACAGCAGCATAATGTGTGGTACGTGGAGAAGACATAAATTGGCTCACAAGATGAACAGCATATGAAATATCCGGCCGAGTAACTGTGAGGTATATCAGACTACCTACGAGTTGCCGATAAAGAGTAGCATCATTAAGTAAAGTACCATCTTGAGGAGTAAATCGAACATTGGGTTCAAGAGGAGTGtgttcaattttacaatcaGTGAGACCTGCCCGAGAGACAAGATCGGAAGCATACTTGGCTTGTGAGAGAAACAAGTCATCACTCGAAGATAATACTTCAAGCCCCAAAAAGTAACTTAATGGTCCaagatccttcatctcaaaATGTTGACACAAGAATTGCTTAAGCTCTTCAATTCCAACAGAGTCATCACCGGTGATAATCATGTCATCGACATAAAGAAGCAAGACAACAGTACCATTGTCAGTTTTTCGAGTAAAAAGAGCAGAGTCATGAGCACTTGAGGAGAAATTCAACTTGGTGATAGTCTTGTGAAATTTAGAAAACCAAGCTCTAGGTGCTTGTTTGAGACCATAGAGAGCCTTACGAAGCCGACACACTTTGTTTTCTTGACAAGTATAACCTGGAGGAGGACGCATGTAAACCTCTTCTTCTAACTCTCCGTTGAGAAAAGCAtttttgacatccatttgagTGAGCCTCCATTTGCGAGTAGCAGCAATGGCAAGAAGAGTTCGAACTGATGTGATGCGTGCAACAGGGGcaaatgtttcttcataatcAATACCATAATCTTGAGTGAACCCTTTTGCTACAAGACGAGCTTTATAACGCTCGATAGATCCATCAGAGAGAGTCTTTATTTTATAAACCCACCTGCATCCTACAAGGGTCTTATCAGATGGAGGATCAACAAGGTCCCACGTGTGAGTTTTCTCCAATGCCTGTAATTCTTCTTGCATAGCTTGCTGCCAATGAGGATCTGCAGAT
This genomic interval from Trifolium pratense cultivar HEN17-A07 linkage group LG6, ARS_RC_1.1, whole genome shotgun sequence contains the following:
- the LOC123892888 gene encoding histidine--tRNA ligase, chloroplastic/mitochondrial, encoding MPATPFSRSFFVSQPRFNYYITPIFRSLTCQLSSSPFQFNAKSSTVRFHCALSQAAETESPTGGRSGALTPTPPVTGEVQKIDVNPPKGTRDFPPEEMRMRNWLFNNFKEVSRLYGFEEIDFPVLESEALYIRKAGEEIKDQLYCFEDRGNRRVALRPELTPSLARLVIQKGKSVSLPLKWFTVGQCWRYERMTRGRRREHYQWNMDIIGVPGVMAEAELISSIVTFFKRIGITESDVGFKVSSRKVLQEVLKCYGIPENMFGKVCVIIDKIEKIPVDEIKKELKTVGLSQEAVQELLQVLSVKSLTELEEKLGGSGEAIADLKQLFSLAEKFGYSKWLQFDASVVRGLAYYTGIVFEGFDREGKLRAICGGGRYDHLFSTFGADDIPACGFGFGDAVIVELLKEKGLLPELSLQVHNIVCALDEELQGYAAMAANILREKGQSVDLVLESKPLKWVFKRAARTNAERLVLVGNSEWQKGMVRVKVLSTGEQYEVKLDDLN